The Thermotoga sp. Ku-13t DNA segment GTCAGTACTTCTCCACTCGCGGTGTCGTAGGCATAGTGTGGATCGAGCGTGTCAGGTTCACCGATTGTGACCGTGATGATGGTATCAGGGTTCTTGACTTCTGCAAAGATGAGTGTCGCGACAGCCAAAAGCAGTACCAGTAAGACTTTTCTCATTCCTTCACACCCCCCAAGCAAGAATGTTCTTACACTCTATAAAGTATACTCCAAAATTGACCACGATCAAAGTCTCAACACTACGTCGGCCAGATCGGAAAGATTGCCAGAGCGATGGCTGGTTACAATGAGAATCTTTCCCTTTCCTTTTTGTTCCTTCAGGATCTTGCGCACAATTTCTTTTCCGACCCTGTCCAGACCTATCAACGGTTCATCGAACAACACAAGCAACGGTTCGTGTACTAAGGCACACGCTATCGCAACACGTCTCGCTTCTCCATCTGAAAGTTGAAACGGACTCTTGCTGAGAACATCTTCCGTTAAACCCACCGAGCGAACAGCTTCTTTCACTCGCTCGGCAATCCTGTCAAGACCAAAATTCCTGGCAGAAAAAGCGATCTCATCGAAAACTGTTTCGCAAAAAAATTGATCCTCAGCCCTTTGCATGACATAACCGATTCTGCTGAAGCCAGCATCACCCGCGGGAATCCCGTTCAGCAGTATCGAACCAGATTGAGGTTTGAGAAGTCCTGCGACGAGTTTCAGTAAGGTAGTCTTGCCACTTCCGTTTGGACCCTGAACGAGCAGAAGCTGACCACTTCTGAGCCGAACGTTCAGCCGGTCGAAAAGCTTTTTACCATCTTCGTATCCGAACGTTACATCGATCAATCTCAGCTCAGCATTCAACATCTTCGAATCTTCTCTCGAGAAATTCATGGATTCCACCGTAAAAATCAATAGTTCCGTCGCTCATGTGTATCACCGACGTGGCAAGACCAAAGAAGATTTTCGGTTCATGCGTCGAAACGAAGATCGTCTTGCCGAGTTGCTTCAGTTCGCGAAGAGCTTGCAACAATTCTTCCACACCGGTATCATCCAGCATCGATGTGGGTTCGTCCAGAAGAAAGATTTCCGGTTTCAACAAGTAAAGAGAAGCTATGACGAGCTTTTGAGCAAGTCCACCTGAAAGTACAAACGGATTTGCGTGCCTCACTTCAGAGAGTTGAAACATCTTCAACGCTGTTTCTATGTTCTCTTGAATTTCTTCACTTCTCAATCCCAAATTTTCCAGACCGAACGCAAGGTCTTCTTCAACCGTTGAACCCACGATCTGTTCGAAGGGATTGTGGAGAACGTAACAGCAAAGTTCTCTCAAATCTGCATCCGTTGCGATCCTTCCATCTATAATTATGGTACCCGACCTGATAGGAAGCAATCCAGCCAGTATTTTCAGCAACGTCGTTTTCCCAGATCCGTTGGCTCCCACCAGGAGATTGAAGGAACCTTTTTCCACTGCAAGGGTGAAGCCTTTCAAAGCAAATCCATCACCGTAACTGAAGTGAATATTTCTGAGCTCGATCACTGTTGTGTCACCTTCACGGATTTGTATATCCTTATGCCGCCTTCTTTGTAAATGTCTTCGACATTCCCGAAGATTTCTTGCATGGCTCTCTTGACGTAAGAACCACCCTTGTTGTGGTACGCAACTACTTGGAGGGAACCACTGTAGTTCAAATGTTCGTAGGATTCTCTGATCAACCGGAGGACAACTTCTTTTCCCGCGGCGAGTGGAGGGTTCATCAAAACCACATCGAATTTTTCGTCTTTCCAGGGCTCAAAGAATGCTCCCTGTTTTATCACGGCATCGACGTTGTTCTTCCTCGCATTTATCTTTGCAAACTCTACAGCCCTTTCGTTGATATCACTCATGTATACCTCCAGGTCTGGATGTTCCGCCCTCAGAACGATTCCGATCACTCCATAACCACAACCAAGGTCCAGCAACTTCCTGCCATGAAGGTGACAGTGCTCGATGAGAATGCGCGTAGCCTTATCGATCTCTCCAAAACTGAAAACTCCAGACGGGGTCTGAAATTGATATACCGCTCCATTCTTCAATTTCAATATGGCTGTTTTAATTCTCAACTCGCTCTTTGGCTTTTCGGAGTAATAGTGCTCCATACGAATACAATGGGGGCCGTGCGGCCCCCCTCAGTCGGTCAATCTGCCTTCTTTGCGAGTTTTTTATCGTAGATGAGGACAGCCTGAGCCGCTGCAAGCCTCGCCACAGGAACCCTGTAAGGCGAACAGCTCACATAGTCGAGACCGGCTCTGTGGAAGAAGTGAATCGATCTTGGATCTCCTCCGTGTTCTCCACAAACACCCACTTTGAGGTTGGGTCTTGCCTGCTTTCCTTTCTTCGTAGCCATCTCAATGAGTGCTCCGACACCTTCATAATCGAGTGTCTTGAACGGATCGTGTTCCAAAATACCTTTTTCCAGATACTCTGGCAAGAATTTACCAACGTCATCACGGCTGAAGGCAAAAGTCATTTGCGTCAGGTCGTTCGTTCCGAAGCTGAAGAACTCCGCTTCTTTTGCTATCTCGTCGGCCGTAACGCATGCGCGCGGAACCTCGATCATTGTACCTATTTTGTATTCGATCTTGACGCCGGATTCCTGTATCATCTGGTCGGCAACTTCCTTGATGATCTTCTTCAAGAACGCGATCTCGTTCACGTGCCCCACGAGGGGAATCATGATCTCCGGGACGACTTCCATACCTGTTTCCTTCTTCAACTCTATCGCGGCACCGATGATGGCTCTGGTTTGCATGATCGCAATCTCTGGATAAGTGATGGTGAGCCTGCAGCCACGGTGACCAAGCATCGGGTTCAGCTCGCTAAGAGATCTCACGATATCTTTCAACTCGCTCGGCGAGATACCAAGTTCCTTCGCGGTTTCTTCGATCTGCTCATCGTCGTGTGGTAAGAACTCGTGGAGTGGCGGGTCTATGAGCCTTATGGTGACCGGATAGCCAGCCATAGCTTTGAACAAACCTTTGAAGTCTCCTTTCTGCAGTGGCAACAGCTCGTTCAAAGCCTTTTCTCTTTCTTCCTTCGTCTTGGCTACGATCATCCTGCGCATCTTCGGTATCCTGTCCGCTTCAAAGAACATATGCTCAGTTCTGCACAGACCGATACCTTCCGCTCCAAATTTTCTCGCAACTTCTGCATCCCTCGGAATGTCCGCGTTCGCACGCACGCCGAGTCGTCTGATCTCGTCGGCCCACTCGAGCAGTTCAGCCACTTCACCTTCGAGACCCATGGGCTTGATCGTTTCAACCTTACCCAGCAGCACTTCTCCCGTGGCACCATCTATGGAGATCCATTCACCCTCTTTCACTACCACGTCGTTCACCCTGAAGAACCTTTCTTCTTCTTTCACTTCTATCATTTCTGCTCCAACAACTGCAGGCTTACCCATTCCCCTTGCCACAACTGCTGCGTGTGACGTCATTCCACCCCTCGAGGTGAGGATACCCTGAGCGAAAGCCATGCCACCGACGTCCTCTGGGCTTGTCTCTGGTCTCACAAGAATAACTTTTTCACCGTTTCTTCCCATTTCTTCGGCTTTCTTTGCGTCGAAGATCACGATACCCGTGGCTGCGCCAGGTGAGGCGGGCAAGCCTTTGGCTATCACTTTTGCTTTTGCTCTCG contains these protein-coding regions:
- a CDS encoding ABC transporter ATP-binding protein; translated protein: MNFSREDSKMLNAELRLIDVTFGYEDGKKLFDRLNVRLRSGQLLLVQGPNGSGKTTLLKLVAGLLKPQSGSILLNGIPAGDAGFSRIGYVMQRAEDQFFCETVFDEIAFSARNFGLDRIAERVKEAVRSVGLTEDVLSKSPFQLSDGEARRVAIACALVHEPLLVLFDEPLIGLDRVGKEIVRKILKEQKGKGKILIVTSHRSGNLSDLADVVLRL
- the ppdK gene encoding pyruvate, phosphate dikinase — translated: MSKKFVYFFANGVAEGNAEMKDILGGKGANLAEMTNLGIPVPPGFTISAEVCRYYYQHGRTYPEGLKEEVEQAMKRLEQVTGKGFGDPDRPLLVSVRSGAAISMPGMMDTILNLGLNDETVNGLIKMTNNPRFAYDAYRRFLQMFGDTALGIPRSKFDNALEEIKKRKGVKLDIELDAEDLKQLVEIYKKVYEEEGKKFPQDVYEQLWLAIDAVFRSWMSERAVKYREINNIREDELLGTAVNVVAMVFGNMGERSGTGVAFTRNPNTGEKEVYGEFLQNAQGEDVVAGIRTPVPLEELKRLMPEVYEELITIMEKLERHYKDMQDIEFTVEEGKLYMLQTRSGKRTSKAAIKIAVDMAKEGIISKEEAVLRVKPEDIERVLHPRFDEKARAKAKVIAKGLPASPGAATGIVIFDAKKAEEMGRNGEKVILVRPETSPEDVGGMAFAQGILTSRGGMTSHAAVVARGMGKPAVVGAEMIEVKEEERFFRVNDVVVKEGEWISIDGATGEVLLGKVETIKPMGLEGEVAELLEWADEIRRLGVRANADIPRDAEVARKFGAEGIGLCRTEHMFFEADRIPKMRRMIVAKTKEEREKALNELLPLQKGDFKGLFKAMAGYPVTIRLIDPPLHEFLPHDDEQIEETAKELGISPSELKDIVRSLSELNPMLGHRGCRLTITYPEIAIMQTRAIIGAAIELKKETGMEVVPEIMIPLVGHVNEIAFLKKIIKEVADQMIQESGVKIEYKIGTMIEVPRACVTADEIAKEAEFFSFGTNDLTQMTFAFSRDDVGKFLPEYLEKGILEHDPFKTLDYEGVGALIEMATKKGKQARPNLKVGVCGEHGGDPRSIHFFHRAGLDYVSCSPYRVPVARLAAAQAVLIYDKKLAKKAD
- a CDS encoding ABC transporter ATP-binding protein → MIELRNIHFSYGDGFALKGFTLAVEKGSFNLLVGANGSGKTTLLKILAGLLPIRSGTIIIDGRIATDADLRELCCYVLHNPFEQIVGSTVEEDLAFGLENLGLRSEEIQENIETALKMFQLSEVRHANPFVLSGGLAQKLVIASLYLLKPEIFLLDEPTSMLDDTGVEELLQALRELKQLGKTIFVSTHEPKIFFGLATSVIHMSDGTIDFYGGIHEFLERRFEDVEC
- a CDS encoding methyltransferase, encoding MEHYYSEKPKSELRIKTAILKLKNGAVYQFQTPSGVFSFGEIDKATRILIEHCHLHGRKLLDLGCGYGVIGIVLRAEHPDLEVYMSDINERAVEFAKINARKNNVDAVIKQGAFFEPWKDEKFDVVLMNPPLAAGKEVVLRLIRESYEHLNYSGSLQVVAYHNKGGSYVKRAMQEIFGNVEDIYKEGGIRIYKSVKVTQQ